In Pseudonocardia cypriaca, a single genomic region encodes these proteins:
- a CDS encoding copper resistance CopC family protein: MTATRTHLRGLLGLLAVVAACWGTLLIAVPASTGDPVLVAVSPADGEIVESPDEVRLTFDRPVSAGLATVRMTVPAGQQVVEGRPYPVSDDPNTFAVRMPRTRYAGTYSVAWSVPSSTLEPITGTSAFQVYAPTEAAAVPQIPADRDPAVVAIHDAFRAAATAAFARGTGVAFVLGAVWPAGVVHPPARRPITYAWWALVVATFGSIVSFGGYTARLPLAEAYDPVVVSAAFGSDVGAVLLARLLVLVPITVALVQLLTGTPARSAVQRWLRSGVVVGAAAALAATWGLARPAGPDGPSALVVTADIALLLAVAVCTGGPVLLWVLVRTAGDSVLRVALPRLARVMPVGGVSLLAVALLTTAGWRLVALLVLAVLAVATGFAGGWWARRRRGTRGRDVSGRARLRRLAAVGAVGVAVALLAAAVPATAPTQLAQPGGLQQGGVVER; encoded by the coding sequence ATGACCGCGACCCGGACGCACCTGCGCGGCCTCCTCGGGCTGCTCGCCGTTGTCGCCGCCTGCTGGGGGACCCTCCTCATCGCGGTGCCGGCGAGCACGGGCGACCCCGTGCTGGTCGCCGTGTCGCCGGCCGATGGCGAGATCGTCGAGTCGCCGGACGAGGTCCGGCTCACCTTCGACCGGCCCGTGTCCGCCGGGCTGGCGACCGTGCGGATGACCGTCCCGGCCGGGCAGCAGGTCGTCGAGGGCCGGCCGTACCCGGTGTCGGACGACCCGAACACCTTCGCCGTGCGGATGCCTCGCACCCGCTACGCCGGGACGTACTCGGTGGCGTGGTCGGTGCCGTCCAGCACGCTCGAACCGATCACCGGCACATCCGCGTTCCAGGTGTACGCGCCGACCGAGGCCGCGGCCGTCCCGCAGATACCGGCCGACCGCGATCCGGCCGTCGTCGCGATCCACGACGCCTTCCGCGCGGCCGCGACCGCGGCGTTCGCGCGCGGGACCGGCGTCGCCTTCGTGCTCGGCGCCGTCTGGCCGGCCGGGGTCGTGCACCCGCCGGCGCGCCGTCCGATCACCTACGCCTGGTGGGCGCTGGTGGTGGCGACGTTCGGCAGCATCGTGTCCTTCGGTGGCTACACCGCCCGGCTCCCGCTCGCGGAGGCGTACGACCCCGTGGTCGTGTCGGCGGCGTTCGGGTCCGACGTCGGCGCGGTTCTGCTGGCGCGGCTGCTCGTGCTCGTGCCGATCACCGTCGCGCTCGTGCAGCTGCTGACCGGCACACCCGCTCGCTCCGCCGTGCAGCGATGGCTGCGGTCCGGCGTGGTGGTCGGCGCCGCCGCGGCGTTGGCGGCCACGTGGGGCCTCGCCCGCCCGGCCGGCCCGGACGGGCCTTCCGCTCTCGTGGTCACCGCGGACATCGCGCTGCTGCTCGCGGTTGCGGTCTGCACCGGCGGGCCGGTGCTGCTGTGGGTCCTGGTGCGCACTGCAGGTGACTCCGTGCTCCGGGTGGCGCTGCCGCGGCTCGCCCGCGTCATGCCGGTCGGGGGAGTGTCATTGCTGGCCGTCGCGCTGCTCACGACGGCGGGCTGGCGGCTGGTCGCGCTGCTGGTGCTGGCGGTGCTCGCCGTCGCAACCGGGTTCGCCGGTGGGTGGTGGGCGCGCCGCCGGAGAGGCACCCGCGGGCGTGACGTCTCCGGGCGCGCGCGGCTGCGCAGGCTGGCGGCGGTCGGCGCGGTCGGCGTCGCCGTGGCGTTGCTCGCCGCGGCGGTACCGGCGACCGCCCCGACGCAGCTCGCGCAGCCGGGCGGCCTCCAGCAGGGCGGTGTCGTCGAGCGATGA
- a CDS encoding YcnI family protein, producing MACMLAFAPAASARVTVVPGEVQGGGTETFAVRLSNEQPDLVTTRLELSFPADVVIPRVEVAPVGKWRAKVDMRRVDPPVTVDGEEVDEAVASIVWTGGEIAPKQFEQFLVTAGPLPVGGGRLVLAAAQGYEDGTVDRWTGPARPGWPGAPTITITPSSDAAPADRPAESGRAPVQVGAGPAAAAAAVEPVSAGTGVLPWILLAVGVLVAGVATAVGYRQQERRKRLARRRLTSTKIRKLPTGAGRR from the coding sequence ATGGCCTGCATGTTGGCGTTCGCACCGGCGGCGTCCGCGCGCGTGACCGTCGTGCCCGGGGAGGTGCAGGGCGGCGGTACGGAGACCTTCGCCGTCCGCCTGTCCAACGAGCAGCCGGACCTGGTGACCACCCGGCTCGAGCTCAGCTTCCCCGCGGACGTGGTGATCCCGCGCGTCGAGGTCGCACCGGTCGGCAAGTGGCGCGCGAAGGTCGACATGCGCCGCGTGGACCCGCCGGTCACGGTCGACGGCGAGGAGGTCGACGAGGCGGTCGCGTCGATCGTGTGGACGGGTGGCGAGATCGCGCCGAAGCAGTTCGAGCAGTTCCTCGTCACCGCGGGTCCGCTCCCCGTCGGCGGGGGCCGGCTCGTGCTGGCGGCCGCGCAGGGCTACGAGGACGGCACCGTCGACCGGTGGACCGGACCGGCGCGGCCGGGCTGGCCGGGCGCGCCCACGATCACCATCACCCCGAGCTCCGACGCCGCCCCGGCGGACCGGCCCGCCGAGAGCGGCCGTGCACCGGTGCAGGTCGGTGCCGGCCCCGCGGCGGCGGCCGCGGCGGTGGAGCCCGTCTCCGCCGGCACCGGCGTGCTGCCCTGGATCCTGCTGGCGGTCGGCGTGCTGGTGGCGGGCGTCGCGACCGCCGTCGGATACCGGCAGCAGGAGCGGCGCAAGCGACTCGCGCGTCGCCGGCTCACCAGCACGAAGATCCGGAAGCTGCCGACCGGGGCGGGCAGGCGATGA
- a CDS encoding copper oxidase has protein sequence MTATPAAAQQPIGVGPLPITFNMTDENGSWFDSGLNLFGSSSLAVAVLPRLGTDIAVPSIGGPVLESDIGGLVDGVTGGAAGGATGGLTEGLTEGVGGITGGLLGGGEEPAAAPAPAPTPTSTSTTEEPEEAAEVEDTPAPTSTSTTDEPEEAAEAEATPTPAPAPAPAPAPAPSGGLLGLDDVLGLDQTLSAVKGIGASNAEAGGLALEAESLIGELNGVLAGLPADAPVDLLSLPVGVDLQGVLDSLAEFAVVGPPVSVTFNVDPARSEGIRNPIGLIAPEGAKEFPYMDAGGAFFGEKTIQLTEPGLYAFTDSVAPYMLGAVVVDDPLTLGLDFGKTLLVNGKDTPVPSNADIIQRLVNAFFTITNPNNWQVFSETEDVAWNPFQPPAPILQYDEAGKPVLIPNLDAYYDQKFDYPRTLPALNKKPDVPGVGEVWIATQMEDFAGKEKHGAITKINAENWTIDRKIAAPGIDMNNPHNMWTDKEYKYLYANEWFDNETDVFDRETGATVRQIEVGPNPAHVMTRPDTDQLVVGINAGTDIVELAPGGTEITRRINVDPESGITPHPHAHWTSHDGKTVVAPNTMTNEAVIVDMESGTVKHDSVGYFPIATSMTPDSKKAYLSDFLGMSISCVSLAEDACATPDGAVAHSSTIDLWQNYNPLTGPTGPWGGLTIQLPVSPDGKAMLAANTLSQTVSVIDPKTNKVVKDLPCNAGCHGGNFGAKKGGGYYAYISNKFSNASQIIDVDPNNDGDISDAAVAGQLVLGGTADTATDDELVAHAGVGGQGVVAIPLVYNGWSQEVPAGWREKLTPAQLNPIG, from the coding sequence ATGACAGCGACGCCGGCTGCCGCTCAGCAGCCGATCGGGGTCGGCCCGCTGCCGATCACGTTCAACATGACCGACGAGAACGGCTCGTGGTTCGACTCCGGGCTGAACCTGTTCGGCAGCAGCTCGCTCGCGGTCGCCGTGCTGCCGAGGCTGGGCACGGACATCGCGGTGCCCAGCATCGGTGGTCCGGTGCTCGAGAGCGACATCGGCGGCCTGGTCGACGGGGTCACCGGTGGTGCCGCCGGCGGTGCGACCGGCGGGCTCACCGAGGGCCTGACCGAGGGTGTCGGCGGGATCACCGGTGGTCTTCTCGGCGGCGGGGAGGAGCCTGCGGCCGCCCCAGCCCCTGCCCCCACCCCGACCTCCACCTCCACCACGGAGGAGCCCGAGGAGGCGGCGGAGGTCGAGGACACGCCCGCTCCCACCTCCACCTCCACCACGGACGAGCCCGAGGAGGCAGCCGAGGCCGAGGCCACGCCCACGCCCGCTCCTGCTCCCGCCCCCGCCCCTGCTCCCGCTCCGTCCGGTGGGCTGCTGGGTCTCGACGACGTGCTGGGCCTGGACCAGACCCTGTCCGCCGTCAAGGGGATCGGCGCTTCCAACGCGGAGGCCGGCGGGCTCGCCCTCGAGGCCGAGTCGCTGATCGGTGAGCTGAACGGGGTCCTGGCCGGGCTGCCGGCCGACGCGCCGGTCGACCTGCTCTCCCTCCCGGTCGGCGTGGACCTGCAGGGCGTGCTCGACTCGCTTGCGGAGTTCGCCGTCGTGGGGCCGCCGGTCTCGGTGACCTTCAACGTCGACCCGGCCCGTTCCGAGGGCATCCGCAACCCGATCGGGCTGATCGCGCCGGAGGGCGCGAAGGAGTTCCCGTACATGGACGCGGGCGGTGCGTTCTTCGGCGAGAAGACGATCCAGCTCACCGAGCCAGGGCTCTACGCCTTCACGGACTCCGTGGCGCCGTACATGCTCGGTGCGGTCGTCGTGGACGACCCGCTCACGCTGGGCCTCGACTTCGGCAAGACCCTGCTGGTCAACGGCAAGGACACCCCGGTTCCGTCGAACGCCGACATCATCCAGCGGCTGGTGAACGCGTTCTTCACGATCACCAACCCGAACAACTGGCAGGTGTTCAGCGAGACCGAGGACGTGGCCTGGAACCCGTTCCAGCCCCCGGCCCCGATCCTGCAGTACGACGAGGCGGGCAAGCCGGTTCTGATCCCCAACCTGGACGCCTACTACGACCAGAAGTTCGACTACCCGAGGACATTGCCGGCGCTGAACAAGAAGCCCGACGTCCCCGGCGTGGGTGAGGTCTGGATCGCGACCCAGATGGAGGACTTCGCCGGCAAGGAGAAGCACGGGGCCATCACCAAGATCAACGCGGAGAACTGGACGATCGACCGGAAGATCGCCGCCCCCGGGATCGACATGAACAACCCGCACAACATGTGGACGGACAAGGAGTACAAGTACCTGTACGCCAACGAGTGGTTCGACAACGAGACCGACGTTTTCGACCGCGAGACCGGGGCGACCGTCCGGCAGATCGAGGTCGGGCCCAACCCGGCGCACGTGATGACCCGGCCGGACACCGACCAGCTCGTGGTCGGCATCAACGCCGGCACGGACATCGTCGAGCTGGCGCCGGGCGGCACCGAGATCACCCGCCGCATCAACGTCGACCCGGAGAGCGGCATCACGCCGCACCCGCACGCGCACTGGACCAGCCATGACGGCAAGACGGTCGTCGCGCCGAACACGATGACCAACGAGGCGGTCATCGTCGACATGGAGTCGGGGACCGTGAAGCACGACTCCGTCGGGTACTTCCCGATCGCCACCTCGATGACGCCGGACTCGAAGAAGGCGTACCTGTCCGACTTCCTCGGCATGAGCATCTCGTGCGTCTCGCTGGCGGAGGACGCCTGTGCGACCCCCGACGGCGCCGTGGCGCACAGCTCCACGATCGACCTGTGGCAGAACTACAACCCGCTGACCGGCCCCACCGGTCCGTGGGGTGGGCTGACCATCCAGCTCCCGGTGAGCCCGGACGGCAAGGCGATGCTCGCCGCGAACACCCTGTCCCAGACGGTCTCGGTGATCGATCCGAAGACCAACAAGGTGGTCAAGGACCTGCCCTGCAACGCCGGTTGCCACGGCGGCAACTTCGGCGCCAAGAAGGGTGGCGGCTACTACGCCTACATCTCCAACAAGTTCTCCAACGCCTCGCAGATCATCGACGTCGACCCGAACAACGACGGGGACATCTCCGACGCCGCCGTCGCCGGCCAGCTGGTGCTGGGCGGAACGGCGGACACGGCGACCGATGACGAGCTCGTCGCGCACGCCGGGGTGGGCGGCCAGGGCGTCGTGGCGATCCCGCTGGTCTACAACGGCTGGTCACAGGAGGTCCCCGCAGGGTGGCGGGAGAAGTTGACGCCTGCGCAGCTGAACCCGATCGGCTGA
- a CDS encoding NAD(P)/FAD-dependent oxidoreductase, translated as MPRPEMHGVVVIGAGHAGVEAAASLRAGGYSGPVTVVGAERHLPYQRPPLSKEMLADGGDPGALALRSEAFFADRGIVLRHGPAVDVDRARQQVHIAGDRPLDYDHLVLATGAAPRRIELPGRSLRGVAELRTLDDALALRASLVGAGRMVVLGGGFIGMEVASAARKRGVDVSVVELADRLLGRAVSPPVSAAVAAHHRADGVGLCFGEHATELVGDAGHVTGVRTGSGRVLPADLVVLGIGATAEDGLARRAGLATDGGVLVDRWLTTSDPRIIAIGDCAVVCDPATGTRRRLESIQNATDHGRYAAARILGEERPYCALPWFWSNQGALRLQLVGIAGDSAELVVRGDAARFSVFCMRDGRLTAVESVNDPGTHMAARRLLERATPGEAELVAVDYDVRALARRVLARETAVA; from the coding sequence ATGCCGAGGCCCGAGATGCACGGAGTCGTGGTGATCGGCGCGGGGCACGCGGGCGTGGAGGCGGCGGCGTCCTTGCGTGCGGGCGGCTATTCCGGTCCGGTGACGGTGGTCGGCGCCGAACGGCATCTGCCCTACCAGCGACCTCCGCTGTCGAAGGAGATGCTCGCCGACGGCGGCGATCCGGGCGCACTCGCGCTCCGTTCCGAGGCGTTCTTCGCCGATCGCGGGATCGTCCTTCGGCACGGGCCCGCGGTCGACGTCGACCGGGCCCGGCAGCAGGTGCACATCGCAGGCGACCGGCCGCTGGACTACGACCACCTGGTGCTCGCAACGGGCGCCGCGCCGCGCCGGATCGAGCTCCCCGGCCGGTCGCTGCGCGGGGTGGCTGAGCTGCGCACTCTCGACGACGCGCTCGCGCTGCGCGCGTCGCTCGTCGGCGCCGGGCGGATGGTCGTGCTGGGCGGCGGGTTCATCGGCATGGAGGTGGCGAGCGCGGCGCGCAAGCGCGGTGTCGACGTGTCGGTGGTCGAGCTCGCCGACCGGTTGCTCGGACGGGCGGTGTCCCCGCCGGTCTCGGCCGCCGTCGCCGCCCACCACCGCGCCGATGGCGTCGGGCTGTGCTTCGGTGAGCACGCCACCGAGCTGGTCGGGGACGCCGGACACGTGACGGGGGTGCGGACGGGCTCCGGCCGGGTGTTGCCGGCGGACCTCGTCGTGCTGGGCATCGGTGCCACCGCAGAAGACGGCCTGGCCCGCCGGGCCGGGCTCGCCACGGACGGGGGCGTGCTCGTCGACCGGTGGCTGACCACCTCGGACCCGCGGATCATCGCGATCGGCGACTGCGCCGTGGTGTGCGATCCGGCCACCGGTACGAGACGGCGGTTGGAGTCCATCCAGAACGCGACCGACCACGGCCGCTACGCCGCCGCCCGCATCCTGGGCGAGGAGCGGCCGTACTGCGCGCTGCCGTGGTTCTGGAGCAACCAGGGGGCACTCCGGCTGCAGCTGGTCGGGATCGCGGGGGATTCCGCTGAGCTGGTGGTGCGCGGTGACGCGGCGCGCTTCTCGGTGTTCTGCATGCGGGACGGGCGGCTGACCGCGGTCGAGTCGGTCAACGATCCGGGCACGCACATGGCGGCGCGCCGCCTGCTCGAGCGCGCGACCCCCGGCGAGGCGGAGCTCGTGGCGGTCGACTACGACGTGCGGGCGCTCGCCCGCCGGGTGCTGGCGAGGGAGACCGCGGTCGCCTGA
- a CDS encoding 2Fe-2S iron-sulfur cluster-binding protein, with product MPKVTYVYDDGSEHTVEVAVATSLMRAALRNQVRGIVGECGGAATCGTCHVYLDHSTEEFGPPSGDEDEMLEWTAAPRAENSRLSCQLVPTEEGAHLVVRVPAEQV from the coding sequence GTGCCAAAAGTCACCTACGTGTACGACGACGGTTCGGAGCACACCGTCGAGGTGGCTGTCGCGACGAGCCTGATGCGGGCCGCGTTGCGTAACCAGGTGCGCGGCATCGTCGGTGAGTGCGGCGGCGCCGCGACCTGCGGGACCTGCCACGTCTACCTCGACCACAGCACCGAGGAGTTCGGGCCGCCGTCCGGCGACGAGGACGAGATGCTGGAGTGGACCGCTGCTCCACGCGCGGAGAACAGCCGGCTGAGCTGCCAGCTCGTCCCCACGGAGGAGGGCGCCCATCTCGTCGTCCGCGTCCCCGCCGAGCAGGTCTGA
- a CDS encoding malate/lactate/ureidoglycolate dehydrogenase, with translation MTTGETSAVGRDRVHVIAAAELESTVRAIFTAAGCADEEAALVARELVGANLAGHDSHGVVRVPLYVDWMREGWVRAGQQAEIVTDGGAFVVLDGHGGFGQTIAAQAVALGVERASANGSCIVALRNSGHVGRVGAYAETALAAGLISIHFVNVAKSPLVAPFGAVERRFSTAPFAVGVPLPDRPVVLDFATSLVAEGKVQVASYGGRPLPPDALIGPEGVPSDDPRLLYGDYGPTDLRRPGGGVGAIRAFGEHKGSGLALMCELLAGAFTAGGCAGPIDGPRKGIANGMLSIYLSPAHFGTQAEFERIAREYLDWVLGARPIDPAVPVLLPGEPEAATREERLTKGIPIPVNTWGAILRTAEGLGVTA, from the coding sequence GTGACCACCGGGGAGACGAGTGCCGTCGGGCGCGATCGGGTGCACGTGATCGCCGCCGCCGAGCTGGAATCGACAGTACGCGCGATCTTCACCGCGGCCGGCTGCGCCGACGAGGAGGCCGCGCTGGTGGCCCGCGAACTCGTCGGCGCGAACCTCGCGGGCCACGACAGCCACGGCGTCGTGCGAGTGCCGCTGTACGTCGACTGGATGCGGGAGGGCTGGGTCCGAGCCGGACAGCAGGCCGAGATCGTCACCGACGGCGGTGCGTTCGTGGTGCTGGACGGGCACGGGGGCTTCGGCCAGACGATCGCCGCGCAGGCGGTGGCCCTCGGCGTCGAACGGGCCTCGGCCAACGGCAGCTGCATCGTGGCCCTGCGCAACTCGGGGCACGTCGGCCGCGTCGGCGCCTACGCCGAGACGGCGCTCGCCGCCGGCCTGATCTCGATCCACTTCGTGAACGTGGCCAAGTCGCCGCTGGTGGCGCCGTTCGGCGCGGTCGAGCGGCGGTTCTCCACCGCGCCGTTCGCCGTGGGAGTTCCGCTGCCGGACCGTCCGGTGGTGCTGGACTTCGCCACGTCGCTCGTCGCCGAGGGGAAGGTGCAGGTGGCCTCGTACGGTGGCAGGCCGCTGCCTCCGGACGCCCTGATCGGCCCGGAGGGCGTGCCGTCGGACGACCCGCGCCTGCTCTACGGCGACTACGGACCCACCGACCTGCGCCGCCCGGGCGGGGGAGTCGGTGCCATCCGCGCGTTCGGCGAGCACAAGGGTTCGGGCCTCGCGCTGATGTGCGAGCTGCTCGCAGGCGCCTTCACCGCGGGCGGCTGCGCCGGCCCGATCGACGGCCCGCGCAAGGGCATCGCCAACGGGATGCTGTCGATCTACCTCTCCCCGGCCCACTTCGGCACGCAGGCCGAGTTCGAGCGGATCGCGCGCGAGTACCTGGACTGGGTGCTCGGCGCGCGTCCGATCGACCCGGCCGTGCCGGTGCTGCTCCCCGGCGAGCCGGAGGCCGCCACCCGCGAGGAGCGGCTGACGAAGGGCATCCCCATCCCGGTGAACACGTGGGGGGCGATCCTCCGCACGGCGGAGGGCCTCGGCGTCACCGCCTGA
- a CDS encoding LacI family DNA-binding transcriptional regulator has protein sequence MATSRDVARVAGVSQSTVSYVMSGRRSISPETRKRVLDAIEQLTYQPNAGARALASQRTQVVGLVVPFGPAADTAGLLPFIETIASCARAEDHDVLLVTADEGAAGLIRLAGRALCDAIVLMGIGADDARIPVAATLSVPVILIGVPDDSAGLHCVDVDFALAGALAVDELAGLGHDRVVLIGHPAEVIERDINFVRRFQRGAAAAAERHGIGYSVVAPVPPDTAGAREAVERALEGGGLPGIVVPNSQAVGPVLHALVERGLVPGRDISLIGLCTDAAAEATTPAVTNVSLEPRDVSRRAMEILFRLLDRDGDDPAQLVELIPPRLTRRDTTLPAP, from the coding sequence ATGGCCACCAGCCGGGACGTCGCCCGGGTAGCGGGGGTGTCGCAGAGCACGGTCTCCTACGTCATGAGCGGCCGCCGCTCGATCTCGCCGGAGACCCGCAAGCGCGTGCTCGACGCCATCGAACAGCTCACCTACCAGCCCAACGCAGGTGCCCGCGCGCTCGCGAGCCAGCGCACCCAGGTCGTCGGTCTCGTCGTCCCGTTCGGGCCGGCCGCCGACACCGCGGGCCTGCTGCCCTTCATCGAGACGATCGCGAGCTGCGCGCGGGCCGAGGACCACGACGTCCTGCTCGTGACCGCCGACGAGGGCGCGGCCGGGCTCATCCGCCTCGCCGGTCGGGCGCTCTGCGACGCGATCGTGCTGATGGGCATCGGCGCCGACGACGCGCGCATCCCGGTGGCCGCCACGCTCTCGGTGCCGGTGATCCTCATCGGCGTCCCGGACGACAGCGCCGGCCTGCACTGCGTCGACGTCGACTTCGCGCTGGCCGGCGCACTCGCCGTCGACGAGCTCGCCGGACTCGGGCACGACCGGGTCGTGCTCATCGGACACCCGGCCGAGGTCATCGAGCGCGACATCAACTTCGTGCGCCGGTTCCAGCGGGGCGCCGCGGCGGCGGCCGAGCGGCACGGGATCGGCTACTCGGTGGTGGCCCCCGTACCGCCGGACACCGCGGGCGCCCGCGAGGCCGTCGAGCGCGCACTCGAGGGCGGTGGCCTGCCGGGCATCGTCGTGCCGAACTCGCAGGCCGTCGGGCCGGTGCTCCACGCCCTGGTCGAACGAGGGCTCGTCCCGGGCCGGGACATCTCGCTGATCGGCCTGTGCACCGACGCGGCCGCCGAGGCCACCACGCCCGCCGTCACGAACGTGTCGCTGGAGCCGCGGGACGTCTCGCGGCGCGCGATGGAGATCCTCTTCCGCCTGCTCGACCGCGACGGGGACGACCCCGCCCAGCTCGTCGAGCTGATCCCGCCCCGGCTCACGCGCCGGGACACCACGCTGCCCGCCCCCTGA
- a CDS encoding sugar ABC transporter substrate-binding protein produces MARRGASLRTALPALVAAAALGLTACGGGSGGGGGGGGEVTSLRVLDYYNNEPDKTVYARKLDECGQQAGVKIEREVVPGAQLIAKVLQQASSRTLPDVLMLDNPDLQQIAETGALAPITDFGLSADGFQEGVKTASTFEGKVYGLQPITNSIGLFYNVDMLNQAGITPPKTWDELKAAAAALTQGQRYGVAFSAVADYEGAWQFLPFMWTNGGDETNIASPETAEALQLWVDLVSSGAASRSVLNWTQADVREQFAAGNAAMMVNGPWQFPALDKVQGLKYEVVPIPVPQAGETVVAPLGGETWTIPQTGDPARQAKAAEIVACLNTDENQIALATERTTVPTKTALRDRFTAEVPRMAAFTEIVQTARARTGKLGPEWPAAATRIYTAVQTAITGGAPPLQALQQAQNG; encoded by the coding sequence ATGGCTCGACGAGGAGCATCACTACGGACCGCCCTCCCCGCGCTGGTCGCGGCCGCCGCGCTGGGGCTCACCGCCTGTGGCGGCGGGAGCGGTGGCGGCGGTGGCGGCGGCGGGGAAGTCACGTCGCTGCGGGTGCTCGACTACTACAACAACGAGCCCGACAAGACCGTCTACGCCCGCAAGCTCGACGAGTGCGGCCAGCAGGCAGGCGTGAAGATCGAGCGCGAGGTCGTGCCGGGCGCGCAGCTGATCGCGAAGGTCCTGCAGCAGGCGTCCTCGCGGACGCTGCCGGACGTCCTCATGCTCGACAACCCCGACCTGCAGCAGATCGCCGAGACCGGCGCGCTCGCCCCGATCACCGACTTCGGGCTCTCCGCTGACGGGTTCCAGGAGGGCGTCAAGACCGCGTCGACCTTCGAGGGCAAGGTCTACGGGCTGCAACCGATCACCAACTCGATCGGCCTGTTCTACAACGTCGACATGCTCAACCAGGCCGGCATCACGCCGCCGAAGACCTGGGACGAGCTCAAGGCGGCCGCTGCGGCGCTCACGCAGGGCCAGCGGTACGGCGTCGCGTTCTCCGCGGTGGCCGACTACGAGGGCGCATGGCAGTTCCTGCCGTTCATGTGGACCAACGGGGGCGACGAGACCAACATCGCGAGCCCGGAGACCGCGGAGGCGCTGCAGCTGTGGGTCGACCTGGTGAGCTCCGGTGCGGCGTCGCGGTCGGTGCTGAACTGGACCCAGGCCGATGTCAGGGAGCAGTTCGCGGCGGGCAACGCGGCGATGATGGTGAACGGGCCGTGGCAGTTCCCCGCGCTCGACAAGGTGCAGGGCCTCAAGTACGAGGTCGTGCCGATCCCGGTGCCGCAGGCCGGTGAGACCGTGGTGGCCCCGCTCGGCGGCGAGACCTGGACGATCCCGCAGACGGGCGACCCGGCCCGCCAGGCCAAGGCCGCCGAGATCGTCGCGTGCCTGAACACCGACGAGAACCAGATCGCGCTGGCCACCGAGCGCACCACCGTGCCGACCAAGACGGCACTGCGCGACCGGTTCACCGCCGAGGTGCCGCGGATGGCGGCGTTCACCGAGATCGTGCAGACCGCGCGGGCGCGCACCGGCAAGCTCGGCCCCGAGTGGCCCGCCGCCGCCACCCGCATCTACACCGCGGTCCAGACCGCGATCACCGGCGGCGCCCCGCCGCTCCAGGCGCTCCAGCAGGCTCAGAATGGCTGA
- a CDS encoding carbohydrate ABC transporter permease, whose protein sequence is MADGARPAGAVATAPGRPLASDAAPAPPKAPAGGWWSPRGRERMLQLAFLVPAVAYLLLFFGYPVVQNALMGFQEYTTRTFYTGEAPFVGLANYVTVLSSGLFGTALLNTVLFTVGSIAGQFVIGLGIALFFHRRFPLSGVLRSLLLMPWLIPLIVSGAVWRWILDQDNGALNRFLGGIGVADNPGWLTSTSLALIAVIGVNIWIGIPFNTTILYGGLQDIPQDLYEAAALDGATGWRAFRHVTWPLLRPVVNVVLVLGVVYTIKVLDIILGLTDGGPANATQTIATQAYHLSFQEFRFGEGAAMGNILIIISLVFAILYLRANRRALAR, encoded by the coding sequence ATGGCTGACGGAGCCAGGCCGGCGGGTGCGGTCGCCACCGCACCCGGCCGGCCACTCGCCAGCGACGCCGCGCCCGCACCCCCGAAGGCCCCGGCAGGCGGGTGGTGGTCGCCCCGCGGGCGCGAGCGGATGCTGCAGCTCGCGTTCCTCGTGCCCGCGGTGGCCTACCTGCTGCTGTTCTTCGGCTACCCGGTGGTCCAGAACGCCCTGATGGGGTTCCAGGAGTACACGACGCGGACGTTCTACACGGGCGAAGCGCCGTTCGTCGGGCTGGCCAACTACGTCACCGTGCTGTCGTCGGGACTGTTCGGCACGGCGCTGCTCAACACCGTGCTGTTCACGGTCGGCTCGATCGCGGGGCAGTTCGTGATCGGTCTCGGCATCGCGCTGTTCTTCCACCGGCGGTTCCCGCTGTCCGGGGTGCTGCGCTCGTTGCTGCTGATGCCGTGGCTCATCCCCCTGATCGTCTCCGGGGCGGTGTGGCGCTGGATCCTCGACCAGGACAACGGTGCCCTCAACCGGTTCCTCGGCGGCATCGGCGTGGCCGACAACCCGGGATGGCTCACCAGCACCTCGCTCGCCCTGATCGCGGTGATCGGCGTGAACATCTGGATCGGGATCCCGTTCAACACCACAATCCTCTACGGCGGCCTGCAGGACATCCCGCAGGACCTGTACGAGGCCGCGGCGCTGGACGGGGCCACCGGATGGCGGGCGTTCCGGCACGTGACGTGGCCGCTGCTGCGGCCCGTTGTGAACGTGGTGCTGGTGCTCGGGGTCGTCTACACGATCAAGGTGCTGGACATCATCCTCGGGCTCACCGACGGCGGTCCGGCCAACGCGACGCAGACGATCGCGACGCAGGCCTACCACCTGTCGTTCCAGGAGTTCCGTTTCGGCGAGGGCGCGGCGATGGGCAACATCCTGATCATCATCTCGCTGGTGTTCGCCATCCTCTACCTGCGCGCCAACCGGCGCGCGCTGGCCCGGTGA